CCGTCCTGGCGGTGCCGTCCTCCGCCCTCGCGCAGGACGATGACCTCCTGGCGCCTCCCACCCCGTCGAAGTCCCGCTCGAAGAGCGGGAAGCCGCCCGGAAAGACCAAGGTGGTGAAGAAGAAGCCCGCGCGCGTCACCAAGAAGCCCGCCGGGAAGAGCAAGGCGCCTGCGAAGAGTCGGACGGCGAAGAAGCCGCCCGTCGCGGACCCCATCGAGGACGACCTGCTGGCGCCGCCGACGCTGAAGAAGACGGAGCTGCTGGTGCGCATCTCCGGCAGCGTGCGCGGGGCGAAGCTGCTGGTGGACGGCAAGGATGCGGGCACGCTGACCGCGGCGCCCATCCCCGTGGAGGTGGCGCCCGGCGAGCACCTGCTGGTGGTCCGCAAGCCCGGCTATGCCGAGTACACGAAGCGCGTCGACGTCAAGGAGGGCGCCCAGCAGGAGCTGACGGTGTCGCTGGACGCCACCATGGGCTTCGCCACGCTGACGGCGGACGTGGCCGGGGTGGTGGCCTTCGTGGATGGCCAGGAGGTCGGCCCTGTGCCCCAGGGCAACGTGCTGCTCAAGCCGGGCTCGCGTGAAATCGAGTTCCGCGCTCCGGGCTTCAAGCCCGACGTGCACAACATCACCGTGTTCGCCGGCCGGAGCTATGACGTCACGGGCACGATGCGGCCCTCGATAGACACGTCCGTGGCGGCCTCGGACCCGGGCCGCTCGAAGCCCTCGGTGACGGAGCCCACCATTCCCCAGGACACGTCGCCGGGCCTGGACATCGGCGCCGAGGCGCCGCCCGAGGTGAGCTCCGGCAAGCCCTGGTACGGCCGCTGGTATGTGTGGGCCGGCGTGGGCGCGGTGGTGGCCGCGGGCACGGTGGGCGCGGTGATGGCGACGCAGGGCGGTACCCCGGACCCGCTGGACCCCACCGCGGTGTGTGGCGGCGTCACCTGCGACGCCATCCTGGGGAACGGTGCGCGCCCGGTGCGCGGTGGCAGCGGTGGTCGACTCCTGCCGCTTCAGGCCGGAGCCCTCCGCTTCTGACGCAGTGCCCGCGGTCCAGTGCCGCTTCGCTCAAGGGCGAGGCGGCACGGACGCGGAAGGCGGCTACTGGCCGCGCAGGTCGTCGTCGGAGGCGCGGCCGGCGGGAGCGAGCACGAGGTACACGTCACTCACCCGGCCCACGCCCCAATAGTCGAGCGCGGTGGCGCGCACCTGGAAGGGCTCGGACTCGGGCAGCAGCTCGGTGACGTCCACCTCGCCGGGCTCGAAGGTGAAGGCGCGCCGGCCCACGCTGTCCACCTGCTCCTTGCCCATGTGGACGCCCTCGGTGAAGCCCACCACGGCGTGGCGCACCACCTTGCCACGGGCATCCAGCACCTCCAGCAGCAGGAAGTTGTCCACGGAGATGCCGAGCGTGGCCTTGGCGTCGCCGTAGAGGCGGGCCCGGCTGCCTTCCAGCCGCAGCAGCGGCGTCTGCCCCGTCGTCACCACGCGGGGCGTGCGCTCGCCCTCGGTGGCGTCCACCTCCACGTCCTCGCGCACCTTCTCGAGCGCCTCCGTCTCCCGTGGCGGGGTGTCCACCAGCAACTGGATGGCGCGAGGGGCCGTCGAGGGTGCAGCGGAGGAGGGCGCGGAGGTGGGCACCTGCCGCGCACAGGCCATCAGTCCCCAGGCGGCGGCCAGGGCGAGCGTTCGAGAGTGCATGGGAGCCCAGGGTAGACGAGCAGTGGTGGAGCGGGTCAATTAGCATGGCCCCATGCGGACCTTCCTGGCTGGGTGCCTGCTGTGGTGCGTGCTCTCCGGGACTCCGGCCTGGAGCAGCGCGCCTCCGTCTCCTCCGGCCGCGGCCGCGGCGCGGGCGCCCGTCGCACCGGAGGTCCAGCTGTGCCTCCAGCACCTCAAGCCCGCCGAGCGCGAGCGGGCGGCGAAGGCGCTGGGGCCGCTGGACGCGCTGCCGCTCTACCGGGTGCAACTGGAGGTGGACCCCGTCGAGCGCGAGGTGAAGGGCCGCGTGCAGGTGGAGGTGCAGGCTCGGAGCAAGCCCATCACCGAGCTGTACCTGCGGCTGACGCCCAACGCGCAGGGGCGCCGGGTGGCGCTGTCCGACGCGAAGCTCGGTGGGCGGCCCATCCGCTTCGAGCAGCCCGAGCCCACGCTGTACCGCGTGGTGCTGGAGGACGCCGTGCCCCCGGGCGCGGCAGCCGTCCTCGACGTGGCGGTGAAGGCCACCGTGCCGCGCGCGGAGGCCGGGGGC
The window above is part of the Pyxidicoccus xibeiensis genome. Proteins encoded here:
- a CDS encoding PEGA domain-containing protein, which produces MSLQRLVLYALVTVLAVPSSALAQDDDLLAPPTPSKSRSKSGKPPGKTKVVKKKPARVTKKPAGKSKAPAKSRTAKKPPVADPIEDDLLAPPTLKKTELLVRISGSVRGAKLLVDGKDAGTLTAAPIPVEVAPGEHLLVVRKPGYAEYTKRVDVKEGAQQELTVSLDATMGFATLTADVAGVVAFVDGQEVGPVPQGNVLLKPGSREIEFRAPGFKPDVHNITVFAGRSYDVTGTMRPSIDTSVAASDPGRSKPSVTEPTIPQDTSPGLDIGAEAPPEVSSGKPWYGRWYVWAGVGAVVAAGTVGAVMATQGGTPDPLDPTAVCGGVTCDAILGNGARPVRGGSGGRLLPLQAGALRF